In Paenibacillus kyungheensis, the following are encoded in one genomic region:
- a CDS encoding FGGY-family carbohydrate kinase, with amino-acid sequence MTQQAYLVFDIGTGNARVAVVDINGNVLSIERADILYHNDNQYPDARHFIPEVLWEQIAGLAKVALSNVPDIQIIAVTSTSQRQGIVLIDEAGESYLGLPNIDNRGREWEEHYSDQASIYPITGRAPSALFSAMKLVGLRERHPQQYQRLNRFTSISDWVTYALSGVLSYEPSQACETLLYNVEHSDWSTEMCHTFGIAPTVLPSLIPSGSVLGTLTSGTAAELNLPVDTPVIVGGGDTQLAIHSTGAGAEDIVIVSGTTTPIAKITDTFTTDKSAQAWINAYTTPHQFLIETNPGITGLNYQKLQSIFYPNEGYAMMEQEMNELEESQCVAALGSYLSSAKNARVRGGFLFDAPLSDQLSRAHFVRSALHEIAFSIKVNFDQLAQVVLLDRPYIWACGGGLQSRTLIQSIADLLGKEIRIRTGFEHASIVGAAYICNEALDIQSTQTEQITTFQPQSSEALQKDYQQWHKAQLFFAQLQLAESATTTSSSESSI; translated from the coding sequence TTGTATCACAATGACAATCAGTATCCAGATGCACGTCATTTTATACCGGAAGTACTGTGGGAACAGATTGCAGGGCTTGCTAAAGTAGCACTATCTAACGTTCCTGATATTCAGATTATCGCTGTCACTTCAACGAGCCAGCGTCAAGGTATCGTACTGATTGATGAAGCAGGTGAATCTTATCTAGGATTACCGAATATTGATAATCGGGGACGTGAGTGGGAAGAACACTATAGCGACCAAGCTTCTATTTATCCGATCACAGGCAGAGCACCGTCTGCTTTATTTTCAGCAATGAAATTAGTCGGATTACGGGAGCGTCATCCTCAGCAGTATCAACGATTGAATCGTTTTACCAGTATTAGCGATTGGGTAACGTATGCGCTTAGTGGTGTGTTAAGTTACGAACCGTCTCAAGCATGTGAGACTCTTCTCTATAATGTAGAACATAGTGATTGGTCTACAGAAATGTGTCACACCTTTGGCATTGCACCAACAGTGTTGCCTTCATTAATACCTTCAGGTAGCGTGCTCGGGACATTAACATCGGGTACAGCAGCAGAATTGAACTTGCCTGTAGATACACCTGTTATCGTAGGTGGCGGGGATACGCAATTGGCTATCCATAGTACAGGTGCAGGAGCAGAAGATATTGTTATTGTATCCGGTACAACTACACCTATCGCTAAGATTACAGATACATTTACAACAGATAAATCAGCACAAGCTTGGATTAATGCGTATACAACACCACATCAATTTTTGATCGAAACGAATCCAGGTATCACCGGTCTGAACTATCAGAAATTGCAATCTATTTTCTATCCCAATGAAGGATACGCCATGATGGAGCAAGAGATGAATGAACTGGAAGAAAGTCAATGTGTAGCAGCATTAGGTTCTTATTTATCTTCTGCCAAAAATGCGCGGGTACGTGGCGGATTTCTATTCGATGCTCCGCTGTCAGATCAATTAAGCCGGGCTCATTTTGTCAGATCAGCATTACACGAGATTGCTTTTTCTATCAAAGTGAATTTCGATCAATTGGCACAGGTGGTCTTGCTGGATCGTCCGTATATTTGGGCATGTGGAGGAGGACTACAGAGCCGTACACTTATTCAAAGTATTGCTGATCTATTAGGTAAAGAAATCCGTATCCGCACAGGATTTGAACATGCTTCGATTGTAGGAGCAGCTTATATCTGTAATGAAGCTTTGGATATACAGTCTACTCAGACAGAACAGATCACTACATTTCAACCACAATCTTCTGAGGCATTGCAAAAAGATTACCAACAATGGCATAAGGCGCAGCTCTTTTTTGCACAATTACAATTAGCGGAGTCTGCGACAACGACTTCTTCATCTGAAAGTAGTATTTGA